A window of Exiguobacterium sp. FSL W8-0210 contains these coding sequences:
- a CDS encoding sensor histidine kinase, which yields MNKLSFKITLFYFFGILMIFILSSALVYNILEHQQVESELESLQERGNSHRDVLSTNFDKQTVEHVVLMEEKAMTDVIILDKNNQVVDSSNDAEQFLNPDWIQKKDGIVEGNWREGKFLVTVSNIEDGGQIIMLEPTKYIQHLMGELKQQVVFSLFLLVLFLLVSVYFLSYIIIKPLLSMKEATVKLSKGEVLKIREAERSDEVGDLARAITKLSVDLRHIQNTRKQFLTSITHELRTPITYIKGYAGLLKKDESRFGDIIYEESERLQELIEDLFELARLEEPHFQIDPQITEMNDFLKKISERIIFKFEEKQVKLILQINKTPIYKEIDQARFDQVLLNLLDNALKYTHANKRVFLKLDENFIEVTDEGGGVDEQSLPYLFDRFYRVDSSRNRETGGTGLGLAITKEIVEAHKGTIVAINVENGLKVVIDLRGIPG from the coding sequence ATGAATAAACTTTCATTTAAAATAACGTTATTTTATTTTTTCGGGATTCTCATGATTTTCATTCTCTCATCTGCTCTTGTATACAACATTCTTGAGCATCAACAAGTAGAAAGTGAACTGGAGAGCCTTCAAGAGAGAGGCAATAGTCATCGAGATGTTCTTTCCACTAACTTCGACAAGCAAACAGTTGAACACGTTGTTTTAATGGAGGAAAAGGCGATGACTGATGTGATTATCTTAGACAAAAATAATCAAGTCGTCGATTCATCTAACGACGCTGAACAATTTTTGAACCCGGATTGGATTCAAAAAAAGGATGGAATCGTAGAAGGTAATTGGAGAGAGGGCAAATTTTTAGTGACGGTGAGTAATATTGAAGATGGCGGTCAAATAATCATGTTAGAGCCGACGAAGTATATACAGCATTTGATGGGGGAATTGAAACAACAAGTAGTGTTCTCTCTATTCTTGTTAGTACTTTTTCTATTAGTAAGTGTTTATTTTTTGAGTTATATCATTATAAAGCCACTTTTATCAATGAAAGAGGCAACGGTAAAGTTAAGTAAAGGCGAGGTGCTGAAAATCAGAGAAGCTGAGAGAAGCGACGAAGTAGGAGATTTAGCACGAGCGATCACTAAGTTATCTGTTGATTTACGTCATATTCAAAATACAAGAAAGCAATTTCTGACTTCAATCACACATGAATTGCGTACGCCGATTACCTACATCAAAGGATATGCAGGACTCCTCAAAAAAGACGAATCGAGATTTGGAGATATTATCTATGAGGAATCCGAAAGACTTCAAGAACTGATTGAGGATTTGTTTGAACTTGCTAGATTGGAAGAGCCACATTTTCAAATAGATCCTCAGATCACAGAGATGAATGATTTCTTAAAAAAAATCAGTGAAAGAATAATTTTTAAATTTGAGGAGAAACAAGTGAAATTAATTCTTCAAATTAATAAAACTCCCATCTACAAAGAGATAGACCAAGCTAGATTCGATCAGGTTCTCTTAAATTTACTGGATAACGCGCTAAAATATACACATGCGAACAAACGCGTATTTTTAAAACTTGATGAAAACTTTATTGAAGTTACGGATGAAGGTGGTGGTGTGGATGAGCAATCACTCCCGTATCTTTTTGATCGTTTTTATCGAGTAGATTCTTCACGAAATCGTGAAACAGGAGGTACTGGGCTCGGTTTGGCTATCACGAAAGAAATAGTTGAAGCGCACAAAGGGACCATCGTAGCTATTAATGTAGAAAACGGGCTGAAGGTTGTCATTGACTTGAGGGGGATTCCAGGATGA
- a CDS encoding response regulator transcription factor, whose amino-acid sequence MRTIALVDDENRMLELIELYLQDSYTCIKLNSGREILNLIDVDEPDLIILDVMMPLMDGFETCQRIREVSNVPIILLTALDGKEEIVKGLQLGADDYIVKPFDEAELKARIQSIFRRTTVSSGSKIESSGLILNEDAHELYYDNHLVKVTPKEFSLLAKLLKNPERVYSREELLSSLWLANEWTDERTVDSHVRNLREKLEAGT is encoded by the coding sequence ATGAGAACCATTGCTTTGGTAGATGATGAGAATCGAATGTTAGAACTGATTGAACTCTATCTGCAAGACAGTTATACCTGTATTAAGCTGAACAGCGGAAGAGAGATATTGAACTTGATTGATGTAGATGAGCCTGACTTAATCATATTGGATGTGATGATGCCTTTAATGGATGGTTTTGAGACCTGTCAAAGGATAAGGGAAGTTTCGAATGTACCAATCATTTTATTGACAGCACTCGACGGAAAAGAAGAAATCGTAAAAGGATTACAACTGGGAGCAGATGATTACATTGTGAAACCGTTCGACGAGGCGGAATTGAAGGCAAGAATTCAATCGATTTTCAGACGAACTACAGTTTCTTCAGGATCAAAAATCGAATCGTCGGGTCTAATCTTAAATGAAGACGCCCATGAGCTGTATTATGATAATCACTTAGTCAAAGTCACGCCAAAGGAATTTTCATTACTTGCTAAGTTATTAAAAAATCCAGAACGTGTCTATTCAAGAGAGGAACTGCTCTCAAGTTTATGGTTAGCAAATGAGTGGACAGATGAACGAACGGTCGACTCTCATGTAAGAAACTTAAGAGAAAAACTTGAGGCTGGGACATAA